In Deinococcus sp. QL22, the following are encoded in one genomic region:
- a CDS encoding recombinase family protein gives MTARAYLRVSSAAQVEKFSLAFQREKALAFAAYQDLKPVQFYEERGVSGQLNERPQLTALFNDLRPSDTIIIYSLSRLGRGGAVQLLSIVGRIKEAGARLVSLTENIDSETPAGRLMLTILAALAELEVETTRERTAAGRLQAASQGIYPQSSSVLPAGYGRGPDGRIIETDFSPTVQEIFRRAAGGTPFQAIADSLNKDGIVGSKGKNWYLATVRGIVQERTYMTGELSYRRSSHAADPQAWMPIPCPPLVSEAVWQAAQRTATKNHVRRDVGRFPLSGKLFCACGSPLSGSANKSRSGQSILYYRCSPERRGTPVCPATGKGSTFYPTLATDTAARLALEAALRDSEVLARLMATQPIHDDQAVLRRALEARRDALIDLHLEGLIDRAEFTRRREEMQRQLEDLRPNIVTALPPDLSRLAEGVPRLDAEEYQQLLSDLGVQFKVKGTHVEVCALNVPQLVKSSV, from the coding sequence ATGACCGCCCGCGCCTACCTTCGGGTCTCGTCTGCCGCCCAAGTCGAAAAGTTCAGCCTCGCCTTCCAACGTGAAAAAGCCCTGGCCTTCGCCGCCTACCAAGACCTGAAGCCCGTCCAGTTCTACGAAGAACGCGGCGTCTCCGGACAACTCAACGAGCGCCCCCAGCTCACTGCACTCTTCAACGACCTCCGGCCAAGCGACACCATCATCATCTACAGCCTTTCCCGACTGGGACGCGGCGGGGCGGTGCAGCTCCTGAGCATTGTGGGCCGCATCAAAGAGGCCGGGGCGCGGCTGGTCAGCCTGACCGAAAACATTGACTCCGAGACCCCTGCGGGACGCCTCATGCTCACCATTCTGGCGGCCCTCGCCGAGCTGGAAGTTGAGACCACTCGCGAGCGCACGGCAGCAGGCCGACTGCAAGCGGCCAGCCAGGGCATTTACCCCCAGTCAAGCTCAGTACTCCCGGCTGGCTATGGACGTGGCCCAGACGGACGAATTATAGAAACCGACTTCTCCCCCACCGTGCAAGAAATCTTCCGCCGCGCTGCAGGCGGTACCCCCTTCCAGGCCATCGCGGACAGCCTGAACAAAGACGGCATTGTCGGTTCCAAAGGAAAGAACTGGTACCTCGCCACCGTGCGCGGGATCGTGCAAGAGCGCACCTACATGACCGGCGAACTGTCTTACCGGCGCAGCAGCCATGCGGCAGACCCTCAGGCCTGGATGCCTATCCCTTGCCCGCCTCTGGTCAGTGAAGCGGTCTGGCAGGCAGCCCAGCGCACGGCCACCAAGAATCATGTGCGGCGGGACGTGGGGCGCTTTCCGTTGTCGGGCAAGCTGTTCTGTGCCTGCGGCTCTCCCCTGTCAGGCAGTGCCAACAAAAGTCGATCCGGCCAATCGATCCTGTACTACCGCTGTAGCCCAGAGCGACGCGGGACGCCCGTTTGTCCGGCCACCGGCAAAGGAAGCACCTTTTACCCCACGCTAGCAACTGATACAGCGGCGCGGCTGGCCCTGGAAGCGGCGCTGAGAGACAGCGAGGTGCTGGCCCGCCTGATGGCGACTCAGCCCATACACGATGACCAGGCTGTCCTGCGACGAGCCCTAGAAGCCCGGCGTGATGCCTTGATCGATCTCCACCTGGAGGGCTTGATTGACCGGGCGGAATTCACCCGGCGGCGTGAGGAGATGCAGCGCCAGTTGGAGGATCTGAGGCCGAACATCGTCACGGCACTTCCGCCAGACCTGTCGAGGCTGGCGGAAGGGGTGCCTCGGCTGGACGCGGAGGAGTATCAACAGCTGTTGAGCGATCTTGGGGTGCAGTTCAAAGTGAAGGGCACACACGTGGAAGTGTGCGCCCTGAACGTACCGCAATTGGTTAAATCCTCCGTCTAG